The following DNA comes from Candidatus Methylomirabilota bacterium.
GGACTGATGAGCCTCTACGGCTACCTCACGCTCGCGGCGCTCGTGTTCGCGATCGGCCTCTTCGGCGTCCTCACGCGGCGCAACGCGATCGGCATCCTCCTCGGCATCGAGCTGATGCTCAACGCGGTGAACATCAACCTGGTCGCCTTCGCCCGGTTCGGCGGGGACGTGGCGGGTCTCGTG
Coding sequences within:
- the nuoK gene encoding NADH-quinone oxidoreductase subunit NuoK — encoded protein: MSLYGYLTLAALVFAIGLFGVLTRRNAIGILLGIELMLNAVNINLVAFARFGGDVAGLV